The following proteins come from a genomic window of Paenibacillus swuensis:
- a CDS encoding VOC family protein, whose amino-acid sequence MNQLGLLHHIEIYVSDLERSAEFWGWFLSELGYTPYQQWKEGRSWKLGDTYLVFVQAKEKHLDVPYNRCRVGLNHLAFHAISREQVDELTVKVYSKGMNVLYKDKHPFAGGENYYALFFEDPDRIKVELVAP is encoded by the coding sequence GTGAATCAATTGGGATTACTACATCATATCGAGATTTACGTATCAGACCTCGAACGTTCGGCTGAGTTCTGGGGGTGGTTTCTGTCAGAGCTTGGTTATACGCCATATCAGCAGTGGAAAGAGGGTCGTAGTTGGAAATTAGGAGACACCTACCTTGTATTTGTTCAAGCAAAAGAAAAGCACTTGGATGTGCCGTACAATCGTTGTCGGGTAGGACTCAATCATTTGGCATTCCATGCAATTTCGAGAGAACAAGTGGACGAGTTGACTGTAAAGGTTTATTCCAAGGGAATGAACGTGCTTTACAAAGATAAGCATCCTTTCGCGGGCGGAGAAAATTATTATGCTCTGTTTTTTGAAGACCCCGACCGAATAAAGGTAGAATTAGTTGCTCCTTAA
- the glmS gene encoding glutamine--fructose-6-phosphate transaminase (isomerizing) codes for MCGIVGYIGHRDSQAILIEGLKKLEYRGYDSAGIAVFTKNGLEVKKAKGRLANLESELAGAPLEGSAGIGHTRWATHGKPSDVNSHPHTDNSSKFSVVHNGIIENYLGLKEELQAKGHVFVSETDTEVIAHLVADEYDGDIVAAVQRAVARMRGAYALGVLTEYEPDKLVAVRYASPLVIGIGEGENFIGSDIPAILEHTRNVFILNDGDMAILTRDGIELRDLTGNLISREIFHVDWDLVTAEKAGFDHFMLKEIYEQPKAYRDTMGARLNDTGNRVVLPELTMTEEDIRSIRNVHIVACGTAYHAGLVGKSVIEKLARIPVETDVASEYRYRAPIITKDTLVIVVSQSGETADTLAALREAQRCGARVLAITNVVGSSVAREANDVITTWAGPEIAVASTKAYTSQLIAFYLLGLYMAQVLGTVEDAVVSETITAMQALPEQVEAILEQAEVLKGIAEAVSTHDNLFFIGRGLDYAVAVEGSLKLKEISYIHSEAYAAGELKHGTLALIEEGIPVIALATQEELFEKTVSNIKEVKARGAHVIGVVNDGDVELAKSVDSTFAIPKTLALLTPALAVVPLQLLSYYASLARGNDVDKPRNLAKSVTVE; via the coding sequence ATGTGTGGAATTGTTGGTTATATCGGTCATCGGGATTCACAGGCGATTTTAATTGAAGGGTTGAAGAAGTTGGAATATCGCGGTTACGACTCCGCTGGGATTGCCGTGTTCACGAAGAACGGGCTGGAAGTGAAGAAGGCGAAGGGCCGTTTGGCGAATCTGGAGTCGGAGCTTGCGGGTGCGCCTCTGGAAGGTTCCGCGGGCATCGGGCATACACGTTGGGCTACGCATGGTAAACCGTCTGATGTGAACTCCCATCCGCATACGGACAATTCGTCGAAATTCTCGGTTGTGCATAACGGGATTATTGAGAACTACCTGGGTCTGAAGGAAGAGTTGCAGGCGAAAGGCCATGTGTTCGTTTCGGAGACGGATACGGAGGTTATCGCTCATTTGGTGGCGGACGAGTATGACGGCGATATCGTTGCTGCGGTGCAGCGTGCTGTGGCTCGGATGCGCGGCGCTTATGCGCTTGGCGTGTTGACGGAGTATGAGCCGGACAAATTGGTGGCGGTGCGCTATGCGAGTCCGTTGGTGATCGGGATTGGCGAGGGCGAAAACTTTATCGGATCGGATATTCCGGCGATTTTGGAGCATACGCGTAATGTATTTATCCTGAACGACGGAGATATGGCCATTCTGACAAGAGACGGCATCGAATTGCGTGATCTGACAGGAAATCTTATTTCTCGGGAAATATTCCACGTGGATTGGGACCTGGTAACGGCGGAAAAAGCCGGATTTGATCACTTTATGTTGAAAGAAATTTATGAGCAGCCGAAAGCTTATCGCGATACGATGGGCGCGCGTCTGAATGATACGGGGAACCGGGTGGTGTTGCCGGAGTTGACGATGACGGAAGAGGACATTCGTTCGATTCGCAACGTGCATATCGTGGCTTGCGGAACAGCGTACCATGCCGGTCTGGTGGGCAAAAGCGTGATCGAGAAGCTTGCTCGCATCCCGGTGGAAACCGATGTGGCTTCGGAGTATCGTTACCGTGCGCCGATCATTACGAAAGATACGCTGGTCATCGTGGTTTCCCAGTCCGGTGAGACGGCGGATACGTTGGCTGCGCTTCGTGAAGCACAACGTTGCGGAGCACGTGTGTTAGCGATCACTAACGTGGTGGGTTCGTCTGTTGCACGTGAAGCGAATGATGTGATTACAACTTGGGCGGGTCCTGAGATTGCGGTTGCTTCCACCAAGGCGTACACGTCGCAGTTAATCGCGTTCTATCTGCTGGGTCTGTACATGGCTCAAGTATTGGGCACGGTGGAAGATGCGGTTGTATCGGAAACGATCACGGCGATGCAGGCTTTGCCGGAGCAAGTGGAGGCGATCCTGGAGCAGGCCGAAGTGTTGAAGGGAATCGCCGAGGCGGTGTCCACGCATGACAACCTGTTCTTCATCGGACGAGGTCTGGATTATGCGGTAGCAGTGGAAGGTTCTCTGAAGCTGAAAGAGATCTCCTACATTCACTCCGAAGCTTATGCGGCGGGTGAACTTAAGCACGGTACGTTGGCGTTGATCGAAGAGGGTATTCCGGTGATCGCGCTGGCTACACAGGAAGAGCTGTTCGAGAAGACCGTCAGCAACATCAAGGAAGTCAAAGCGCGCGGCGCGCATGTCATCGGCGTGGTGAACGATGGGGATGTGGAGCTTGCGAAATCGGTTGACTCGACGTTCGCGATTCCAAAGACGCTGGCTCTGTTGACGCCGGCGTTGGCGGTGGTGCCGTTGCAGTTGCTGAGCTACTACGCGTCTCTGGCGCGTGGTAACGATGTGGATAAGCCGCGGAATTTGGCGAAGTCGGTGACGGTGGAGTAG
- a CDS encoding helix-turn-helix domain-containing protein produces MNTIGEKVKAIRKKHNLNQIDFADTIGISQGRLSEIEQGKTKPSAETLNELRKKFYVDLNWLFDEDD; encoded by the coding sequence ATGAATACAATTGGTGAGAAAGTTAAAGCCATTCGAAAGAAGCACAATTTGAATCAGATTGATTTCGCTGATACCATTGGGATTTCACAGGGTAGATTAAGTGAAATCGAGCAAGGGAAGACAAAACCGTCTGCGGAGACTCTTAATGAATTAAGAAAAAAATTTTATGTTGATTTGAATTGGTTATTTGACGAAGATGATTAG
- a CDS encoding SMI1/KNR4 family protein, with protein MKTVKLLWGRMENWLKKYAPEVLEDLNPGATESEILELEVALGIKLPESFKDSLRIHNGQSGESQWLVAGWELLSTHRILDEWTVWKELYDKKSFEEWRPEPQVGIANVWWQPAWIPITYNGCGDHHCLDLAPTNEANKGQIISMWHDSEEREILGKSYKEWFAHLVQTFEANDSEYVFESGDFEFNANKD; from the coding sequence ATGAAAACAGTGAAATTATTGTGGGGAAGAATGGAGAACTGGCTTAAAAAATATGCACCAGAAGTATTAGAAGATTTAAACCCAGGGGCAACTGAGTCTGAAATATTGGAATTAGAAGTTGCATTAGGTATCAAATTACCAGAGTCTTTCAAAGACTCTTTGCGTATTCATAACGGACAATCAGGGGAATCCCAGTGGCTTGTTGCAGGCTGGGAATTACTTTCTACTCATAGAATTTTAGACGAATGGACTGTTTGGAAAGAACTTTATGATAAAAAGTCATTTGAAGAATGGAGACCAGAGCCCCAAGTAGGGATCGCTAACGTGTGGTGGCAACCTGCATGGATACCAATAACATATAACGGATGCGGGGATCATCACTGTCTTGATTTAGCACCAACCAACGAAGCTAATAAAGGTCAAATCATTAGTATGTGGCATGATTCTGAAGAAAGAGAAATATTAGGCAAGAGTTATAAGGAATGGTTTGCCCATCTTGTTCAAACCTTCGAAGCAAATGATTCCGAATATGTTTTTGAAAGCGGCGATTTTGAGTTTAATGCTAACAAAGACTAA
- the dnaN gene encoding DNA polymerase III subunit beta, translating into MLVEITKDSLMKAVQHVIKAVAVNSPIPILQGINIQAGADGVSFTASNTSMTIQSMIPQDCASLTVKRTGAIVIPSRYFYDVIRKHDDELIVLEIKEQLILTIISGHAQVRLCGMDSAEFPFSHNAEGLSPGKLQVNSALFRSTLKQVTIVASTSETRPILTGVAFQCHSNSLNLIATDGVRLATRTLHIKGNTNDSLNVTIPAKNLSELSKMLSDTDEMTEIEISKNRVTFMTNGLKVESALIEGTFPSIKNVIPQSYLCEIFVDKARLM; encoded by the coding sequence TTGCTGGTTGAGATAACAAAAGATTCTCTTATGAAGGCCGTGCAGCACGTAATAAAAGCTGTAGCAGTGAATAGCCCAATACCTATACTCCAAGGGATAAACATTCAAGCCGGTGCAGATGGCGTTAGTTTTACTGCAAGTAATACAAGTATGACAATACAGTCTATGATTCCTCAAGACTGTGCTTCTTTGACTGTGAAAAGAACAGGGGCTATTGTAATACCATCACGTTATTTTTACGATGTTATTCGTAAACATGATGATGAGTTGATTGTACTTGAAATTAAAGAGCAATTGATTCTTACGATTATATCAGGTCATGCTCAAGTGCGTTTATGCGGAATGGACTCAGCAGAATTCCCCTTTAGTCATAACGCGGAGGGACTTTCTCCTGGTAAGCTGCAAGTGAATAGTGCCTTGTTTAGGTCAACTCTTAAACAAGTAACGATAGTGGCATCAACGTCCGAGACTAGACCGATATTAACGGGAGTTGCCTTCCAATGCCATAGTAACTCCCTGAACTTAATTGCTACTGACGGAGTCCGCCTTGCCACCCGAACGTTGCATATTAAAGGTAATACAAATGACAGTCTTAACGTTACTATTCCAGCAAAAAATCTCTCTGAGTTATCAAAAATGTTAAGTGACACAGATGAAATGACTGAAATTGAGATAAGCAAGAACCGAGTGACATTTATGACAAATGGATTAAAAGTCGAATCTGCTCTTATTGAAGGAACTTTTCCTTCCATAAAGAATGTGATACCTCAATCATATCTATGTGAAATCTTTGTCGATAAAGCACGATTGATGTGA
- a CDS encoding cupin domain-containing protein, translated as MKIFRFDSEVGKQITAFGSINLSMSKIIRSDGEFHIGCMHLAPSAVVGGHVAPSNQLFLVAQGEVQVRSGSGDHNWTLVNEGQAVYWMKGEWHETKSIQGAMAFVVENLGNEPENMPEA; from the coding sequence TTGAAAATATTTCGTTTCGATTCCGAAGTCGGCAAACAAATTACCGCCTTTGGAAGCATAAATTTATCGATGTCTAAAATAATTAGATCTGATGGTGAGTTTCATATAGGATGCATGCACCTTGCTCCTAGCGCAGTAGTTGGTGGTCACGTTGCGCCTTCAAATCAGTTATTTCTTGTAGCTCAGGGAGAAGTGCAGGTACGCTCGGGAAGTGGGGACCATAACTGGACACTGGTGAACGAGGGGCAAGCTGTATATTGGATGAAAGGCGAATGGCACGAAACCAAATCAATTCAAGGAGCAATGGCTTTTGTCGTTGAGAATCTTGGAAATGAACCTGAGAACATGCCGGAGGCATAA
- a CDS encoding sigma-70 RNA polymerase sigma factor region 4 domain-containing protein: protein MVQDVIAKVLHAIMRSPERPISWSYLFRIAKNAWNDH, encoded by the coding sequence CTGGTTCAAGATGTAATAGCCAAGGTGCTGCATGCAATTATGCGCTCGCCTGAGCGGCCGATTAGCTGGTCATATCTGTTTCGGATTGCAAAGAACGCGTGGAACGATCATTAA
- a CDS encoding M10 family metallopeptidase domain-containing protein, translating to MTWDVATEVGFATSPSGQKRVSKITRTVGYYVWDANANNPAPTYSYTLNKWKAIAAHEFGHAAGYGGHDTTATSSAKALMYPATNIYYDSWGIMAPTARDGAHMRNVY from the coding sequence GTGACCTGGGATGTTGCTACTGAAGTGGGGTTCGCTACATCACCGTCAGGACAAAAACGTGTTAGTAAAATTACTAGAACAGTTGGGTATTATGTCTGGGATGCTAACGCTAATAACCCAGCACCAACTTACAGTTATACTTTAAATAAATGGAAAGCTATAGCTGCACATGAGTTTGGACACGCAGCTGGATATGGAGGCCATGATACAACCGCAACCTCTTCTGCAAAGGCCTTAATGTATCCCGCTACAAATATTTATTATGACAGCTGGGGAATTATGGCGCCAACTGCTAGGGATGGAGCACATATGAGAAATGTATATTAG
- a CDS encoding DUF2651 family protein, which yields MINVLTQILIIYPVIILLLSIVGYLLLKNAYIVPLLVFIFSVVIMYQFYNTTFLVWVFVYTLLSLIISVVSKRLYSLYKATYQI from the coding sequence ATGATAAATGTACTAACACAAATTCTAATAATTTATCCTGTTATAATTCTTTTGCTAAGTATTGTTGGATATTTACTCTTGAAAAATGCTTATATCGTGCCTCTGTTGGTTTTCATTTTCTCTGTCGTTATTATGTATCAATTTTATAATACTACTTTTCTGGTTTGGGTCTTTGTATATACATTGTTATCATTGATTATTAGTGTTGTTTCAAAGCGTTTGTACTCTTTGTACAAAGCAACATATCAAATCTAA
- a CDS encoding ribbon-helix-helix domain-containing protein → MKTNNIKVGVSNKEGQLGFVFSRGGHREGSGRKGIGVTKKVSLTLTEETWNKIDDHCTDNKVSRSEVIRNILESYFSQ, encoded by the coding sequence ATGAAAACTAATAACATTAAAGTTGGTGTCTCTAATAAAGAAGGTCAGTTAGGTTTTGTCTTCTCAAGAGGTGGTCATCGTGAAGGATCAGGAAGAAAGGGGATAGGTGTGACTAAGAAAGTATCTTTAACCCTGACAGAGGAGACATGGAATAAAATTGACGATCATTGCACAGATAATAAAGTTTCTCGTTCGGAGGTTATTCGTAATATTCTTGAGTCCTACTTTTCACAATAA
- a CDS encoding Imm41 family immunity protein: protein MKEYFQILNNNYEIKEGSFIYSLSEEAVFNEQHFWDYYNAVIEVVKENLNKQLDKEVTNIIHWTYRRIMDCFLWHLDTNDAYLMDNFPSDNFIYFKERLDLMIEGYFGDFVMNEKQFGDSIKNPNYPELYPQVKD, encoded by the coding sequence ATGAAGGAGTATTTTCAAATACTTAACAATAATTATGAAATCAAAGAAGGTTCTTTCATTTATTCATTATCTGAGGAAGCAGTTTTCAATGAACAGCACTTTTGGGATTATTACAACGCAGTCATAGAAGTTGTAAAGGAAAACTTGAATAAGCAATTGGATAAAGAGGTAACTAACATTATTCATTGGACTTACAGGAGAATTATGGATTGCTTCTTGTGGCATCTGGACACGAATGACGCCTATTTAATGGATAATTTTCCGAGTGATAATTTCATTTATTTCAAAGAAAGATTAGATTTGATGATTGAAGGTTATTTTGGTGACTTTGTAATGAATGAAAAGCAATTTGGTGACTCAATAAAAAATCCTAATTACCCTGAACTATATCCACAAGTGAAGGATTAA